From Hymenobacter sediminicola:
CGGTGGCACCGACGAGTTCAGCAATGGCAACGGAGCACTGATGCGTATTCTGCCGCTGGCATTCTACAAAACGGATCTGCCCCTAGAAAGCCGCTTCCAGTTGATTTGGGACGTGTCGGCCGTTACACACGGCCATATTCGCTCGGCTATTGCCTGCTGGCTGTATCTGGAAATGGCGCGCCATCTACGGGCCGGCCTCACACCCACAGTAGCGTATGCAGAATTGTGCCGGGAAGCCCCGGCACAACTGTCGCGCCTGCACGTTCCCGCAAAAGAAATTGACCAATTCGAACGTATCCTCAGCGGCCAACTACCTCAAGTAGCAGTATCGGCTATCAGCAGCGGTGGCTATGTGGTGCATACCCTTGAAGCGGCCCTATGGTGCCTGCTCCACTATTCCAGCTACGCCGAAACGGTGCTGGCGGCCGTCAACCTCGGCGATGATACCGATACCACCGGTGCTGTAGTAGGCGGACTAGCCGGGCTGCAGTACGGAGAGGCTGCTATTCCGGCAGAGTGGCTGGCGGCCTTGGCCCGCCGTGCTGATATCGAAGACCTCTGCCAGCGTATGGCGGTTGTCAGCCGCTAGCCATAAAACACGCATAAATGCACAGAGGCCCGGCGGATGACGCCGGGCCTCTGTGTGATGGGGAGGTGGAGGGTTATTTGCCGAAAGACAAGAGGCGGAAAATGCCTTTTTTCTTCTTGTCGGCTTTGTAATAGGTGTAATTCGGGCGGTGCAGAATCGGCTTCGACTTGAAAATGGGCGCTGCTTCCGGAGTAGCGGCGGCATCCAGTTGGCCAGTCGGGGCCGTAATGGCAAGCAGGGCCGTAGAGGAACCCGCAGCAGCTTGCGACAGGCCAACGACAGCAATCAGGGCGGGTATTAACAGTACTGATTTTCTCATAGGTGGTTGGTTGTTAAGGGTGAACCGATGTCCTAAGATATTCAGCCTGACTTCTCTTTGCAATTATTTAATCCTAAAATAACAAAAAAATATACAATGAATAGTATTGATGATATATTAAAACAGCTACAAAATCATGCCTTAAGACAATTTAGGAGTGTATTATGGTCGTTTTTAGTTCTTGAAAAAAGTTGCCTTCTCAAACAGGCAATAGTTGCTGCACATCAGAGCCAGCGAAACCAAATAGAGTGTTGATGGACGTTGAGAAAAGATGGAAAAGCAAAAGGCCCTTCAGATTTCTCTGAAGGGCCTTTGCGGTCCGGACGGGACTCGAACCCGCGACCTCCGCCGTGACAGGGCGGCATTCTAACCAACTGAACTACCGAACCAGTTCATCTTTCCGGGAAGCCAGCTGCTTTCCGATAAGGTGCTGCAAAGGTAGGAGGGCTTTTGAAATTTACAACCTCAAAAGCTGCTTTAATGAATAAAAAATGATGTTTTTGTTATTGCTACCAGGCTTTTCTAATGCACTGAATTGATAATCAAAGGCAACGGTAATGTGGCATAACATCAATTTTCTCTCTCTTTTGATACTAAAGAGCAGCCTGCAGTAACTTTATTGGCGGGCCAATTGAGCCGACGGTATTCTTTTGTAGTCCTCGCCTCGCAAAAAGCAACTCCAATCTTTGGCTATAGATGAGGACATTCTCAAAGCAGAAATATTCATCTACAGAATTGCGAACTGGCAAGCCCGGAAAAAGCAAAAGGCCCTTCAGATTTCTCTGAAGGGCCTTTGCGGTCCGGACGGGACTCGAACCCGCGACCTCCGCCGTGACAGGGCGGCATTCTAACCAACTGAACTACCGAACCATTACTTCGCTGCCGAGGCGTTGAAGTGGTGCAAAAGTAGATGGCGGCGGCGGAGTACGCAACATAACCCGCAAAAAAGATGTGAAAAAGCGTTGCGCAGAACTGTTGAAGGCTGTTTCTCAGGGAGAAAATTTTTCAGAAAAATCGGCGGGGCTTGGCGGTGTGCGGTGTGCATGGCTTCGCTTACCTTTGCTTTCTTCTCTCACTCCGCCAACCCACCCACTCTGCCGTGGCAATGCTCCTCGATTTTGAACAACCTATTGCCGCTCTCGAAGGCAAGCTCCGTGAAATGCAGCAACTGGCCCTCGACAGCCAGGTTGATGTTTCGGAAGCCGTAGCGGCCCTTGAGTCAAAAATCAAGACTCTTAAGAAGGAAACCTACGCCAACCTCACCCGCTGGCAGCGTGTGCAACTCTCGCGCCACCCCGACCGGCCCTATACCCTCGACTATATTGAGGGCATGGCCGATAAGTTCGTGGAACTGCATGGCGACCGGACTGTAGCCGACGACCAAGCCATGGTCGGCGGCTTTGCTGAGCTGGATGGCCGCTCGGTGATGTTTATTGGGCAGCAGAAGGGGCGCAACACCAAGCAGCGCCAACTGCGCCGTTTCGGGATGCCCAACCCGGAAGGCTACCGCAAGGCCCTGCGCCTGATGAAACTGGCCGAGAAGTTCGGCAAGCCCATTGTGACGCTGATTGACACGCCCGGCGCGTTTCCGGGCCTGGAGGCTGAGGAGCGGGGGCAGGGCGAGGCTATTGCCCGCAACCTGAAGGAAATGTTTCTGCTGAAGGTGCCGGTTATCTGCATCATCATCGGTGAAGGTGCTTCGGGCGGTGCGCTTGGTATTGCCATCGGCGACCGGGTGCTGATGCTGGAGAATACTTGGTACTCGGTTATTTCGCCGGAGTCGTGCAGCAGCATTCTGTGGCGCTCCTGGGACTACAAGGAGCAGGCAGCGGAAGCCCTCAAGCTCACGGCCACTGATATGCTGGGCAACAAGCTGGTAGACGGCATCGTGAAGGAGCCCCTAGGCGGCGCCCACACCGACCAGGCCACGATGATCAAAACCCTGAAAAAGACCATC
This genomic window contains:
- a CDS encoding ADP-ribosylglycohydrolase family protein, producing MFSLPSTELQVRAALLGLATGDALGVPVEFQSRAARHTDPVVSMRAYGTHHQPAGTWSDDASLTFCLAEAIADGFTVRKLAENCCHWYYKNLWTPHGSVFDIGITTREAIQRLKADDDLTLAGGTDEFSNGNGALMRILPLAFYKTDLPLESRFQLIWDVSAVTHGHIRSAIACWLYLEMARHLRAGLTPTVAYAELCREAPAQLSRLHVPAKEIDQFERILSGQLPQVAVSAISSGGYVVHTLEAALWCLLHYSSYAETVLAAVNLGDDTDTTGAVVGGLAGLQYGEAAIPAEWLAALARRADIEDLCQRMAVVSR
- a CDS encoding acetyl-CoA carboxylase carboxyltransferase subunit alpha, with amino-acid sequence MLLDFEQPIAALEGKLREMQQLALDSQVDVSEAVAALESKIKTLKKETYANLTRWQRVQLSRHPDRPYTLDYIEGMADKFVELHGDRTVADDQAMVGGFAELDGRSVMFIGQQKGRNTKQRQLRRFGMPNPEGYRKALRLMKLAEKFGKPIVTLIDTPGAFPGLEAEERGQGEAIARNLKEMFLLKVPVICIIIGEGASGGALGIAIGDRVLMLENTWYSVISPESCSSILWRSWDYKEQAAEALKLTATDMLGNKLVDGIVKEPLGGAHTDQATMIKTLKKTILKTLDELEALPAEERISQRIDKFSAMGVVLE